A window of Aeromicrobium sp. Root236 contains these coding sequences:
- a CDS encoding sterol carrier family protein: protein MARRPTPLSHEEFAAICARLDQGEPTRADLKAATMHLVALLVARAPGASVEVRIPPFAAVQCIAGARHTRGTPPAVVEMDAPTWIALGRGRLQWSDATLRASGERSDLSPLLPLDEA, encoded by the coding sequence ATGGCACGCCGGCCGACTCCGCTGTCGCACGAGGAGTTCGCCGCGATCTGCGCCCGCCTCGACCAGGGTGAGCCGACCCGGGCCGACCTCAAGGCCGCCACGATGCACCTCGTCGCGCTCCTCGTGGCCAGGGCGCCGGGGGCCAGCGTCGAGGTCCGCATCCCGCCCTTCGCCGCGGTCCAGTGCATCGCCGGCGCACGGCACACGCGCGGCACACCGCCGGCCGTCGTCGAGATGGACGCGCCCACCTGGATCGCCCTGGGGCGCGGGCGACTGCAGTGGTCCGACGCCACGCTGCGCGCGTCGGGGGAGCGCTCGGACCTCTCGCCGCTGCTCCCGCTCGACGAAGCCTGA
- a CDS encoding antitoxin VbhA family protein, with the protein MTNGTTDPSEQWSDLLSSLSGRRREAVVAALRSSAEQGWPADREAVRLLVAYANGEIDAQDYAVGIVVSLGGHEHAVQPQSPPPVERPWAQQLAEQAWAAPQEVVAPPAPPVRPAPPVASLAPDSRMTREEAVAAYVSGRIPVEEFLRITRGVSA; encoded by the coding sequence ATGACGAATGGCACCACCGATCCTTCTGAGCAGTGGTCCGACCTGCTCTCAAGCCTCTCCGGGCGACGCCGGGAGGCCGTCGTCGCAGCCCTGCGGTCATCGGCCGAGCAGGGTTGGCCAGCCGATCGTGAAGCCGTGCGCCTGCTGGTCGCCTACGCCAACGGCGAGATCGACGCGCAGGACTACGCCGTCGGCATCGTCGTCTCACTCGGTGGTCACGAGCACGCGGTGCAGCCGCAGAGCCCGCCGCCGGTCGAGCGCCCGTGGGCCCAGCAGCTCGCCGAGCAGGCCTGGGCCGCGCCCCAGGAGGTCGTGGCACCGCCCGCGCCCCCGGTCCGTCCGGCGCCGCCCGTCGCCTCGTTGGCCCCCGACAGCCGCATGACCCGCGAGGAGGCCGTCGCGGCCTACGTCTCCGGGCGTATCCCGGTCGAGGAGTTCCTCCGCATCACCCGCGGCGTCTCCGCCTAG
- a CDS encoding glycerophosphodiester phosphodiesterase, with protein sequence MALVSAHRGGAADDHSAQNTLAAFESAIGLGCDYVEFDVRLTADGRPVIFHDDEIDDESVRRSIAKHRYDEFSASRLVDLDAVLALIRGRIGAHVDLKVRGDEVVLVKQIVDALGTDRTIITTAEDSSVRQIRRWSKAHAPDLLVGLSSSARAGTSNWFVRKLVRLESAFPRLRILLSGANLVVSHKVVARLSLKAYARKRGLPLLVWTVDRPDELERWMNDPYVWMVTTNYPARAMAARRS encoded by the coding sequence ATGGCCCTCGTGTCGGCGCACCGTGGTGGCGCTGCGGACGATCACTCGGCGCAGAACACCCTGGCCGCGTTCGAGTCGGCGATCGGGCTCGGCTGCGACTACGTCGAGTTCGACGTACGCCTGACCGCCGACGGCCGGCCGGTGATCTTCCACGACGACGAGATCGACGACGAGTCCGTGCGCCGCTCGATCGCGAAGCACCGGTACGACGAGTTCTCCGCGTCACGGCTCGTCGACCTCGACGCCGTGCTGGCGCTGATCCGCGGCCGGATCGGGGCGCATGTCGACCTCAAGGTCAGGGGCGACGAGGTCGTGCTCGTCAAGCAGATCGTCGACGCGCTCGGCACGGACCGCACCATCATCACGACCGCCGAGGACTCGTCGGTCCGGCAGATCCGGCGCTGGTCCAAGGCCCATGCGCCGGACCTGTTGGTCGGCCTGTCATCCAGTGCGCGGGCCGGCACGAGCAACTGGTTCGTCCGCAAGCTCGTGCGGCTCGAGTCGGCGTTCCCGCGGCTGCGCATCCTGCTGAGCGGCGCCAACCTGGTGGTGTCGCACAAGGTCGTCGCCCGGCTGAGCCTCAAGGCGTACGCCCGGAAGCGCGGGCTGCCGCTCCTGGTGTGGACCGTCGACCGGCCCGACGAGCTCGAGCGGTGGATGAACGACCCGTACGTCTGGATGGTGACGACGAACTACCCGGCCCGCGCCATGGCGGCGCGGCGGTCCTAG
- a CDS encoding glycoside hydrolase domain-containing protein — MPSPTSRLTITGILTGLAATFLLSSPAHAAGPRAPGDFTGHGFDACVAPTQSTMDTWNLRSPFTAIGIYVSGSSRYCGDAYQPNLSKAWVAKNAANGWRFLPIHVGRQAPCFVNNPKSRVQKKRMSSTVSVARSQARSDAAETIVALRKYGFGSGSYSYLDLEWYARTTKCDNVVLEFVDAWTEYLHKFSYKSGVYSSGSAAIAAIDAARIAGRKGFTKPDQIWIAWTNKIADTDGGPYLADEGWADHQRIHQYQNGVDVTYGGKTINIDKDFLDVGRGSVAVKQSLPCNVQMSFSSYPALTVGSKGPEVAALECLLHQRGYLISVDETFGSGTAKAIDKYRASMGWSAAGKTTRPTWTALLSYGANPRVIKQGSVGLAVWRLQRSLIAAGLHPRLTGIFDADTVAAVKAYRKAHDLTQYATVESSVWSLLQHGKIAG; from the coding sequence GTGCCTTCCCCCACCTCGCGGCTCACGATCACCGGCATCCTGACCGGCCTGGCCGCGACCTTCCTGCTGTCCTCACCCGCCCACGCGGCGGGTCCGCGAGCCCCCGGAGACTTCACGGGTCACGGCTTCGACGCGTGCGTCGCGCCGACCCAGTCCACGATGGACACCTGGAACCTCCGGTCCCCGTTCACGGCGATCGGCATCTACGTCTCCGGCAGCTCCCGCTACTGCGGCGACGCCTACCAGCCCAACCTCAGCAAGGCCTGGGTCGCCAAGAACGCGGCGAACGGCTGGCGCTTCCTGCCGATCCACGTCGGCCGTCAGGCTCCGTGCTTCGTCAACAACCCCAAGAGCCGCGTCCAGAAGAAGCGGATGTCGTCGACGGTCTCCGTCGCCCGGTCCCAGGCCAGGTCAGACGCGGCCGAGACGATCGTGGCGCTGCGGAAGTACGGCTTCGGGTCCGGCAGCTATTCCTACCTCGACCTCGAGTGGTACGCCCGGACGACCAAGTGCGACAACGTCGTGCTCGAGTTCGTCGACGCGTGGACCGAGTACCTCCACAAGTTCAGCTACAAGTCCGGCGTGTACTCCAGCGGTTCCGCCGCCATCGCGGCGATCGACGCCGCGCGGATCGCGGGCCGCAAGGGCTTCACCAAGCCCGACCAGATCTGGATCGCCTGGACCAACAAGATCGCCGACACCGACGGCGGCCCCTACCTCGCCGACGAGGGCTGGGCCGATCACCAGCGCATCCACCAGTACCAGAACGGCGTCGACGTCACGTACGGCGGAAAGACCATCAACATCGACAAGGACTTCCTGGACGTCGGCCGGGGTTCGGTCGCCGTGAAGCAGAGCCTGCCCTGCAACGTCCAGATGTCCTTCAGCTCCTACCCGGCGCTCACGGTGGGCAGCAAGGGACCGGAGGTGGCCGCCCTGGAGTGCCTGCTCCACCAGCGTGGCTACCTGATCTCGGTCGACGAGACATTCGGCTCCGGCACCGCGAAGGCGATCGACAAGTACCGCGCATCCATGGGCTGGTCGGCGGCCGGCAAGACCACGCGGCCCACGTGGACGGCGCTGCTGTCGTACGGCGCGAACCCACGAGTCATCAAGCAGGGCAGCGTGGGGCTCGCGGTCTGGCGCCTGCAACGGTCGCTGATCGCCGCCGGACTGCACCCGCGGCTGACCGGAATCTTCGACGCGGACACGGTCGCGGCCGTCAAGGCGTACCGGAAGGCGCACGACCTGACCCAGTACGCGACGGTCGAGAGCTCGGTCTGGTCCCTGCTCCAGCACGGCAAGATCGCGGGCTAG
- a CDS encoding long-chain-fatty-acid--CoA ligase has translation MPIAIPPATYLPDFLAHRAAERPDKPCWIFGERTWTWAEAWESVRRTAGALQGEGVARGDRVAILDKNNPAVLQVILGGCQLGAATTVVNWRLAGDELDYVLNDCAAEVVFVGHQLLEQLDVVRDRLEHVRKVIVVGGEHDEFQAWQSAATPADLQPGVTPDDICVVMYSSGTTGRPKGVQLSQHAMVEHSVNGLGDATYDEGDMLLVAMPMFHVGGTSYALQAPVIGAAAYIVPEVDGALLAGGIMAGCTHAFLVPAVVTALIAAGPQVMGLFSKLKSLGYGAAPMPLPVLRAAMEAWPDTEFQQVYGMTEFGGVVTVLNDAAHRDAAHPERLVSAGRPVAHTEMRVVDPVTLEDVPQGESGEVWFRTPQATIGYLGKPEATAELITPDGWVRTGDLGRVDEDGFLFIEDRIKDMIITGGENVYSPEVERVLAEHPAVQELAVIGVPDDKWGETVKAVVAFKPGQAVPAEELIAYARERLAGYKTPSSIDVVDALPRNPSGKILKRDLRKPYWGDRARQV, from the coding sequence ATGCCGATTGCCATCCCGCCCGCCACCTACCTGCCGGACTTCCTCGCGCACCGCGCGGCCGAGCGCCCGGACAAGCCGTGCTGGATCTTCGGCGAACGTACGTGGACCTGGGCCGAGGCCTGGGAGTCCGTGCGCCGGACCGCCGGAGCGTTGCAGGGCGAGGGCGTGGCGCGCGGCGACCGGGTCGCGATCCTCGACAAGAACAACCCTGCCGTCCTCCAGGTCATCCTCGGTGGCTGCCAGCTCGGCGCGGCGACGACCGTCGTCAACTGGCGACTCGCCGGCGACGAGCTCGACTACGTGCTCAACGACTGCGCGGCCGAGGTCGTGTTCGTCGGGCACCAACTGCTGGAGCAGCTCGACGTCGTACGCGACCGGCTCGAGCACGTCCGCAAGGTCATCGTCGTCGGTGGCGAGCACGACGAGTTCCAGGCCTGGCAGTCGGCCGCGACACCGGCCGACCTGCAGCCCGGCGTCACGCCCGACGACATCTGCGTCGTGATGTACAGCTCCGGCACGACCGGACGGCCGAAGGGCGTACAGCTCAGCCAGCACGCGATGGTCGAGCACAGCGTCAACGGACTCGGCGACGCGACGTACGACGAGGGCGACATGCTGCTCGTGGCGATGCCGATGTTCCACGTCGGAGGCACCTCGTACGCCCTGCAGGCCCCGGTCATCGGCGCGGCGGCGTACATCGTGCCGGAGGTCGACGGCGCGCTGCTCGCCGGCGGCATCATGGCCGGCTGCACGCACGCGTTCCTCGTGCCCGCCGTCGTCACGGCCCTGATCGCCGCCGGACCCCAGGTCATGGGGCTGTTCAGCAAGCTGAAGTCCCTCGGCTACGGCGCCGCGCCGATGCCGCTGCCGGTGCTGCGCGCGGCGATGGAGGCGTGGCCCGACACCGAGTTCCAGCAGGTGTACGGCATGACGGAGTTCGGCGGCGTCGTCACGGTGCTCAACGACGCCGCGCACCGCGACGCCGCCCACCCGGAGCGGCTGGTGTCGGCTGGGCGTCCCGTCGCACACACCGAGATGCGGGTCGTCGACCCGGTGACGCTCGAGGACGTGCCGCAGGGTGAGTCGGGCGAGGTCTGGTTCCGCACGCCGCAGGCGACGATCGGCTACCTCGGGAAGCCAGAGGCGACCGCCGAGCTCATCACGCCGGACGGGTGGGTCCGTACGGGCGACCTCGGCCGGGTCGACGAGGACGGCTTCCTGTTCATCGAGGACCGCATCAAGGACATGATCATCACCGGCGGCGAGAACGTGTACTCCCCCGAGGTCGAGCGCGTGCTCGCCGAGCACCCCGCGGTGCAGGAGCTCGCGGTGATCGGCGTGCCGGACGACAAGTGGGGCGAGACGGTCAAGGCGGTCGTGGCGTTCAAGCCCGGCCAGGCGGTGCCCGCCGAGGAGCTCATCGCGTACGCCCGCGAGCGGCTCGCCGGCTACAAGACGCCGAGCTCGATCGACGTCGTGGACGCGCTGCCTCGCAACCCGTCGGGCAAGATCCTCAAGCGCGACCTGCGCAAGCCGTACTGGGGCGATCGCGCGCGCCAGGTCTGA
- the purF gene encoding amidophosphoribosyltransferase: MPRGDGRLTHDLDPQDAGPQDACGVFGVWAPGEEVAKLTYFGLYALQHRGQESAGIAVSNGRQILVYKDMGLVSQVFDEATLESLKGEIAIGHARYSTTGSSVWHNAQPTFRPTAAGSVALGHNGNLTNTAELLELLHERDLEAGKAANKGETATSDTSVMATLLSSYPDRSVEEAALEVLPKLRGAFSLVFMDENTLYAARDAQGIRPLVLGRLERGWVVASETAALDIVGASFIREIQPGEFIAIDEKGLRTEHFAKPEPKGCVFEYVYLARPDTTISDQRVFSVRAEIGRRLAREFPVDADLVIPVPESGTPAAIGYAEESGIPFGHGLVKNSYVGRTFIQPSQTLRQLGIRLKLNPLRDVIAGKRLVVVDDSIVRGNTQRALVRMLREFGAAEVHVRISSPPVKWPCFYGIDFASRAELIANGISVDEICRSIGADSLAYVTLDQLVEATNVPKDNLCRACFDGIYPVALPEDDLIGKHLLEVQDTLPLEVL, from the coding sequence GTGCCCCGCGGAGATGGACGCCTGACCCACGACCTCGATCCCCAGGACGCTGGACCCCAGGACGCGTGTGGCGTCTTCGGAGTCTGGGCGCCCGGCGAAGAGGTCGCCAAGCTCACCTACTTCGGCCTCTACGCGCTGCAGCACCGCGGGCAGGAATCGGCCGGCATCGCGGTCAGCAACGGCCGCCAGATCCTCGTCTACAAGGACATGGGCCTCGTGTCGCAGGTCTTCGACGAGGCCACGCTCGAGTCGCTCAAGGGCGAGATCGCGATCGGGCACGCCCGCTACTCCACGACCGGCTCCAGCGTGTGGCACAACGCCCAGCCCACGTTCCGCCCGACGGCCGCCGGCTCGGTCGCCCTCGGCCACAACGGCAACCTGACCAACACCGCCGAGCTCCTCGAGCTGCTGCACGAGCGCGACCTCGAGGCGGGCAAGGCGGCCAACAAGGGTGAGACCGCCACGTCCGACACGTCGGTCATGGCGACGCTGCTCTCCTCCTACCCCGATCGTTCGGTCGAGGAAGCCGCCCTCGAGGTGCTGCCCAAGCTGCGCGGCGCGTTCTCCCTCGTCTTCATGGACGAGAACACGCTCTACGCCGCACGTGACGCCCAGGGCATCCGCCCGTTGGTGCTCGGCCGGCTCGAGCGCGGCTGGGTCGTCGCGAGCGAGACCGCGGCGCTCGACATCGTGGGCGCCTCGTTCATCCGCGAGATCCAGCCCGGCGAGTTCATCGCGATCGACGAGAAGGGCCTGCGCACCGAGCACTTCGCCAAGCCCGAGCCCAAGGGCTGCGTCTTCGAGTACGTCTACCTCGCCCGCCCCGACACCACGATCTCCGACCAGCGGGTCTTCTCCGTACGCGCCGAGATCGGCCGCCGCCTGGCTCGCGAGTTCCCCGTCGACGCCGACCTCGTCATCCCCGTGCCCGAGTCCGGCACGCCGGCGGCGATCGGGTACGCCGAGGAGAGCGGCATCCCGTTCGGCCACGGCCTGGTCAAGAACTCCTACGTCGGCCGTACGTTCATCCAGCCGTCGCAGACCTTGCGCCAGCTCGGCATCCGGCTCAAGCTCAACCCCCTGCGCGACGTCATCGCCGGCAAGCGCCTCGTGGTCGTCGACGACTCGATCGTCCGCGGCAACACGCAGCGCGCCCTCGTCCGCATGCTGCGCGAGTTCGGCGCCGCCGAGGTCCACGTCCGCATCTCGTCGCCGCCGGTCAAGTGGCCGTGCTTCTACGGCATCGACTTCGCCTCGCGGGCCGAGCTCATCGCCAACGGCATCTCGGTCGACGAGATCTGCCGCTCGATCGGCGCCGACTCGTTGGCGTACGTCACGCTCGACCAGCTCGTCGAGGCGACCAACGTGCCCAAGGACAACCTCTGCCGCGCCTGCTTCGACGGCATCTATCCCGTGGCGCTGCCCGAGGACGATCTCATCGGCAAGCACCTGCTCGAGGTCCAGGACACCCTGCCCCTCGAGGTGCTCTGA
- the purM gene encoding phosphoribosylformylglycinamidine cyclo-ligase, protein MGEPTSYASAGVSIEEGDRAVELMKEWVEKARRPEVVGGIGGFAGLFDATALKSYARPLLATSADGVGTKVQIAQRMDKHDTIGFDLVGMLVDDLVVCGAEPLFMTDYIACGKVVPERIADIVKGVAQACAESGTALLGGETAEHPGLLAPEEYDIAGSTTGVVEADKLLGAELVRPGDVVVAMASSGLHSNGYSLVRHVFFTQAGWELDRHVPDLGRTLGEELLTPTRLYTLPCLALAEAVEVHAMSHITGGGLAANLARVVPDTVSVRIDRSTWSPQPVFGLVGSLGGVAQSDLDQALNMGVGMVALVAPDAADAAIRLLAERGIEAWIAGEVAAAGVHGEGGSVTLSGAHD, encoded by the coding sequence ATGGGCGAGCCGACCTCCTACGCCAGCGCGGGGGTCTCGATCGAGGAGGGCGACCGCGCGGTCGAGCTCATGAAGGAGTGGGTCGAGAAGGCCCGCCGTCCTGAGGTCGTCGGCGGCATCGGCGGGTTCGCGGGGCTGTTCGACGCGACGGCGCTCAAGTCGTACGCCCGACCGCTGCTCGCGACGTCGGCCGACGGCGTGGGCACCAAGGTGCAGATCGCGCAGCGCATGGACAAGCACGACACGATCGGCTTCGACCTCGTCGGCATGCTGGTCGACGACCTCGTCGTCTGTGGCGCCGAGCCGCTGTTCATGACCGACTACATCGCCTGCGGCAAGGTCGTGCCGGAGCGCATCGCCGACATCGTCAAGGGCGTCGCGCAGGCCTGCGCCGAGAGCGGCACGGCGCTGCTCGGCGGCGAGACCGCGGAGCACCCGGGCCTGCTGGCCCCCGAGGAGTACGACATCGCCGGCTCGACCACTGGCGTCGTCGAGGCCGACAAGCTGCTGGGTGCCGAGCTCGTACGACCCGGTGACGTGGTCGTCGCGATGGCGTCCAGCGGCCTGCACTCCAACGGCTACTCGCTCGTGCGGCACGTGTTCTTCACGCAGGCCGGCTGGGAGCTCGACCGCCACGTGCCCGACCTCGGTCGTACGCTCGGCGAGGAGCTGCTGACGCCGACCCGCCTCTACACGCTGCCTTGCCTCGCCCTCGCCGAAGCCGTCGAGGTGCACGCGATGTCGCACATCACCGGTGGCGGGCTCGCGGCCAACCTCGCCCGCGTCGTCCCCGACACGGTCTCCGTGCGGATCGACCGCTCGACCTGGTCACCGCAGCCGGTGTTCGGGCTCGTCGGCTCGCTCGGCGGGGTCGCCCAATCCGACCTCGACCAGGCGCTCAACATGGGTGTCGGCATGGTCGCGCTCGTGGCCCCCGACGCCGCCGATGCCGCGATCCGCCTGCTCGCCGAGCGCGGCATCGAGGCCTGGATCGCCGGTGAGGTCGCCGCTGCAGGAGTCCACGGTGAGGGCGGCAGCGTCACGCTGAGCGGGGCGCACGACTGA
- a CDS encoding DUF3073 domain-containing protein, translating into MGRGRAKAKQTKVARDLKYRTPDTDFNTLQRELHGESGEPIPPQYRDLDREDPAAS; encoded by the coding sequence ATGGGGCGCGGCCGTGCGAAAGCCAAACAGACCAAAGTCGCTCGCGACTTGAAGTACCGCACACCTGATACGGACTTCAACACTCTGCAGCGTGAGCTCCACGGTGAGTCGGGCGAACCGATTCCCCCTCAGTATCGCGACCTGGACCGAGAAGACCCGGCCGCCTCCTAG
- a CDS encoding Glu/Leu/Phe/Val dehydrogenase dimerization domain-containing protein: MTDSSSNAPSAFGSRHEQVVFCHDEASGLKAIIAIYSTALGPALGGTRFYPYASEQDALTDVLNLSQGMAYKNALAGLDLGGGKAVIIGDPTKIKTEALLRAYGRFVQTLGGRYYTACDVGTFSPDMDIIARESDFVTGRTVEHGGAGDSSVLTAFGVYQGMRASAQHLWGDTSLAGKRVGVAGVGKVGKHLVGHLVEEDAQVVVTDVNAEAVAALQQAYPSITSVVDTDALIREPLDIYAPCALGGALNDESIEALTATIVCGAANNQLAHEGIEKRLDERGITYAPDYCVNSGGVIQVADELEGFEFDRAKMRATTIFDTTLGVLERAKSEGVPPSIAADRMAEQRMREVGRLRSVWLPTS; this comes from the coding sequence GTGACCGACTCCAGCAGCAACGCGCCATCCGCCTTCGGCAGCCGACATGAACAAGTCGTCTTCTGCCACGACGAGGCCTCGGGCCTCAAGGCCATCATCGCGATCTACTCCACCGCCCTCGGCCCGGCCCTGGGCGGCACGCGCTTCTACCCGTACGCCTCTGAGCAGGACGCGCTGACCGACGTCCTCAACCTCTCGCAGGGCATGGCCTACAAGAACGCGCTGGCGGGCCTCGACCTGGGTGGCGGCAAGGCCGTCATCATCGGTGACCCGACGAAGATCAAGACCGAGGCGTTGCTGCGGGCATACGGACGATTCGTCCAGACGCTCGGCGGTCGCTACTACACGGCGTGCGACGTCGGCACGTTCAGCCCTGACATGGACATCATCGCCCGCGAGTCGGACTTCGTGACCGGCCGCACGGTCGAGCACGGCGGTGCCGGCGACTCGTCGGTCCTGACCGCCTTCGGCGTCTACCAGGGCATGCGCGCCTCGGCGCAGCACCTCTGGGGCGACACCTCGCTGGCCGGCAAGCGCGTCGGCGTGGCCGGCGTCGGCAAGGTCGGCAAGCACCTCGTCGGCCACCTGGTCGAGGAGGACGCGCAGGTCGTCGTCACCGACGTCAACGCCGAGGCCGTCGCCGCGCTCCAGCAGGCCTACCCGTCGATCACCTCGGTCGTCGACACGGACGCGCTCATCCGCGAGCCGCTCGACATCTACGCACCCTGCGCGCTCGGTGGCGCCCTCAACGACGAGTCGATCGAGGCGTTGACCGCGACGATCGTCTGCGGAGCTGCCAACAACCAGCTCGCCCACGAGGGCATCGAGAAGCGCCTCGACGAGCGCGGCATCACCTACGCGCCCGACTACTGCGTCAACTCCGGCGGCGTCATCCAGGTCGCCGACGAGCTCGAGGGATTCGAGTTCGACCGCGCCAAGATGCGGGCCACCACGATCTTCGACACGACGCTGGGTGTGCTCGAGCGCGCCAAGTCCGAGGGCGTCCCGCCGTCGATCGCCGCCGACCGCATGGCCGAGCAGCGCATGCGCGAGGTGGGCCGGCTGCGCTCGGTCTGGCTCCCGACCAGCTGA
- a CDS encoding FAD:protein FMN transferase: MTTRRVEHVMGMPVTLALRGRHTTDALADAVWVRVMESLREADRLFSTYREDSDVSRINRGELSLDAASPLVREVLGLGAEAALASNGAFDVWRSDVRGGTTLDPSGVVKGWAVDRAADLLDELEGTDFCLSAGGDMVCRTVVPGADPWRIGLEDPHDPQRLLGLVPIANGAVATSGTTHRGQHLVDARTGRPPAGIASVTVITASLTWADIDATAAYARGSEAGAWLQSRPDRTALVVWADGTTTTVRTAPELGAA, encoded by the coding sequence GTGACGACGCGACGTGTCGAGCACGTCATGGGGATGCCGGTGACGCTCGCGCTGAGAGGCCGCCACACGACGGACGCACTGGCCGATGCGGTGTGGGTGCGGGTGATGGAGTCGCTGCGAGAGGCCGATCGTCTCTTCAGCACGTACCGGGAGGACTCCGACGTCTCCCGCATCAATCGCGGCGAGCTCTCCCTCGATGCCGCCTCACCCCTCGTCCGCGAGGTGCTGGGGCTCGGTGCCGAGGCGGCGCTTGCGTCCAACGGCGCATTCGACGTCTGGCGGTCGGACGTCCGCGGTGGCACGACCCTCGACCCGAGCGGTGTCGTCAAGGGCTGGGCGGTCGATCGCGCGGCCGATCTGCTGGACGAGCTCGAGGGCACGGACTTCTGCCTCTCGGCCGGCGGCGACATGGTCTGCCGCACCGTCGTGCCGGGCGCCGACCCCTGGCGCATCGGGCTCGAGGACCCGCACGACCCGCAGCGGCTGCTCGGGCTCGTGCCGATCGCCAACGGAGCTGTCGCCACCTCCGGCACGACGCACCGCGGACAGCACCTCGTCGACGCACGGACCGGCCGTCCACCGGCGGGCATCGCCTCCGTCACGGTCATCACCGCCTCGCTGACCTGGGCCGACATCGACGCCACTGCCGCGTACGCGCGGGGCAGCGAAGCCGGGGCATGGCTCCAGAGCCGTCCCGATCGCACGGCCCTCGTCGTGTGGGCGGACGGCACCACGACGACCGTGAGGACGGCGCCCGAGCTCGGCGCTGCGTAG
- a CDS encoding FMN-binding protein has product MKRIVLWFLSTLTTVVLLFGYHTSTAGPAATSVLAPPTAGSSASNDSTSSSDASSTDGAKTYTGPSTDTQWGPVQVAITVANGKITEVTVPVYPNGNGRDEEINAYALPILTKATLESQDGNVDMISGATVTSRGYATSLQGALDKAGL; this is encoded by the coding sequence ATGAAACGCATCGTCCTGTGGTTCCTCAGCACCCTGACCACCGTCGTGCTGCTGTTCGGCTATCACACGTCCACCGCCGGGCCGGCCGCCACGAGCGTCCTCGCTCCCCCGACCGCCGGATCCTCGGCGAGCAACGACAGCACCAGCAGCTCCGACGCCAGCTCGACCGACGGCGCCAAGACGTACACGGGACCGTCGACCGACACCCAGTGGGGACCGGTCCAGGTCGCCATCACCGTGGCGAACGGCAAGATCACGGAGGTCACGGTGCCGGTGTATCCGAACGGCAACGGCCGTGACGAGGAGATCAACGCGTACGCCCTCCCGATCCTCACGAAGGCGACTCTCGAGTCGCAGGACGGCAACGTCGACATGATCAGTGGCGCGACCGTGACGAGCCGGGGCTACGCCACGTCGCTGCAGGGCGCACTCGACAAGGCCGGGCTGTGA